Proteins co-encoded in one Corylus avellana chromosome ca9, CavTom2PMs-1.0 genomic window:
- the LOC132191646 gene encoding uncharacterized protein LOC132191646, which yields MESMMIHLRNITKEIMGSNCSIHKLHEHPLIFIEDLKVEGEKKVVCWVCEETPSGPGYKCSECDFLIHKSCFDLRDEIQHPLHPNHTLFIRPPAGRLRYCDACGKCCRGCFIYWCDRKQCDFSLDTKCASRWQVNKDDCHQHAYIPFLKQIMFICEACGEKGSDIGCLCSICQLLVHTKCASLPRTIKIVDHDHHLTLTYSVHRQVKGHANILCKLCSKEVNTKRTTYYCHKCSYVAHLRCTRWRDFGEDRESTPIGYIGHVTGLIKDVNRVQNEKGRPREIQHFSHEHDLILNYEELVDNKLCDGCMQFISPPFYNCAQCDFFLHDLCSKLPTNGRHLSFPSTSFTLLSQAPFSGGVFNCVSCKQYRHGFAYKFGSGATIFDIQCFAIQKSLQHECHQHPLFFATTSKQKCKFCNERGVLVCSICNFALGFTCATLPPVVSHKYDDHPLKLTYTAEDKSGEYFCLICEKTRNPNHLFYFCAKCDFPTHSECAIGKYAYIKFGKTYKDEHHKHPFTFVPKSEYSSPCDVCSLPFDGVALECTQCKLTVHPRFGSPQKDCLQKLHIFELIMDNKRRARIEGRERGSTTKANFDVALSSDFAVVAIVVSDSNGNIIGAATKKILTKDVTIGEAHAAFLAVHTAASCVAYSLILERDVLNVVLAIQQP from the exons ATGGAGAGCATGATGATCCATCTGAGAAACATCACTAAGGAGATCATGGGGAGTAATTGTTCCATCCACAAATTACATGAACATCCATTGATCTTTATAGAAGATCTGAAAGTTGAAGGAGAGAAGAAAGTTGTTTGTTGGGTATGCGAAGAAACACCATCAGGTCCCGGGTACAAATGCTCTGAGTGCGACTTTCTCATCCATAAATCATGCTTCGACCTACGCGATGAGATACAACATCCCTTGCACCCCAACCACACCCTTTTTATCCGACCACCAGCTGGGCGTCTTCGTTATTGTGATGCTTGCGGTAAATGTTGCAGAGGGTGCTTCATTTATTGGTGCGATCGCAAGCAATGTGATTTCAGCCTTGACACTAAATGTGCTTCTCGCTGGCAAGTAAATAAGGATGATTGTCACCAGCACGCATACATTCCCTTCTTGAAACAAATTATGTTCATTTGCGAAGCCTGTGGCGAGAAAGGCAGTGACATCGGATGCCTTTGTAGCATATGTCAACTCTTGGTACACACCAAATGTGCTTCGCTTCCACGCACCATCAAAATTGTGGATCATGATCACCACCTCACACTCACCTATTCTGTTCATCGTCAAGTTAAGGGGCATGCCAACATATTATGTAAACTCTGCTCTAAAGAGGTAAATACAAAGCGTACTACTTATTATTGTCATAAATGTAGTTATGTTGCCCACTTGAGATGCACAAGATGGCGTGACTTTGGGGAGGACAGAGAGTCGACGCCCATTGGATATATTGGCCATGTAACTGGCTTAATCAAGGATGTCAATCGAGTACAGAACGAAAAAGGCCGGCCTCGGGAGATCCAACATTTTAGTCATGAACATGACTTAATTCTCAACTATGAGGAACTCGTGGATAATAAACTTTGTGATGGGTGTATGCAATTCATCTCACCTCCATTCTACAATTGTGCCCAATGCGACTTTTTTCTTCATGATTTATGTTCTAAACTACCCACAAATGGTAGACATTTGTCTTTCCCATCAACATCTTTCACCCTCTTGTCACAGGCACCTTTCTCTGGTGGTGTGTTTAATTGTGTTTCTTGTAAACAATATCGTCATGGATTCGCCTACAAATTTGGAAGTGGTGCGACAATCTTCGACATTCAATGTTTTGCAATTCAGAAATCCCTTCAGCATGAGTGTCACCAACACCCCCTTTTCTTCGCTACAACttccaaacaaaaatgcaaattttgtaATGAACGTGGCGTTTTAGTATGCTCTATTTGCAATTTTGCTTTGGGTTTTACATGTGCAACTCTTCCACCCGTAGTCAGCCATAAATATGATGATCATCCCCTCAAACTCACTTACACTGCTGAAGACAAATCCggagaatatttttgtctaatttgtgaaaaaacaagaaatccaAACCATTTGTTCTATTTCTGTGCAAAATGCGACTTTCCTACCCATTCTGAATGTGCTATTGGGAAGTATGCATACATTAAATTTGGAAAAACTTATAAAGATGAACATCATAAACACCCATTCACTTTTGTTCCAAAGTCAGAGTACTCCTCTCCATGTGATGTTTGTAGCCTCCCATTCGACGGAGTGGCCCTAGAATGTACTCAATGTAAATTGACTGTTCATCCGAGATTTGGGTCTCCCCAAAAAGATTGTTTGCAAAAACTACATATCTTTGAACTGATCATGGACAACAAGCGACGTGCACGCATAGAAGGGAGGGAAAGAGGCA GTACCACCAAGGCAAATTTTGACGTGGCTTTGTCTTCAGATTTTGCAGTGGTTGCCATAGTGGTAAGTGATTCAAATGGTAACATAATTGGAGCTGCAACTAAGAAAATTCTTACTAAGGATGTCACCATAGGTGAAGCTCATGCGGCCTTTTTGGCGGTTCATACTGCAGCTTCATGTGTTGCTTACTCTCTCATCCTTGAAAGGGATGTTCTCAATGTAGTCCTTGCTATTCAACAACCCTAG
- the LOC132191509 gene encoding enolase, translated as MAKITHVKARQIFDSRGNPTVEAEVTTDDGIVSRAAVPSGASTGVYEALELRDGGSDYLGKGVSKAVENVNKIIGPALIGKDPTEQVAIDNFIVQELDGTVNEWGWCKQKLGANAILAVSLAVCKAGASVKKIPLYKHIANLAGNPKLVLPVPAFNVINGGSHAGNKLAMQEFMILPVGASSFKEAMKMGVEVYHHLKAVIKKKYGQDATNVGDEGGFAPNIQENKEGLELLKTAIAKAGYTGKVVIGMDVAASEFYGEDKRYDLNFKEEKNDGSQKIPGDALKDLYKSFVAEYPIVSIEDPFDQDDWEHYSKITAEIGDKVQIVGDDLLVTNPKRVEKAIKEKACNALLLKVNQIGSVTESIEAVRMSKRAGWGVMASHRSGETEDTFIADLSVGLATGQIKTGAPCRSERLAKYNQLLRIEEELGSAAVYAGANFRTPVEPY; from the exons ATGGCCAAGATCACGCACGTCAAGGCACGCCAGATCTTCGACAGCCGTGGCAATCCGACGGTCGAG GCGGAGGTGACAACGGATGATGGTATTGTTTCTAGAGCCGCTGTTCCAAGTGGTGCATCCActg GAGTTTATGAGGCCCTTGAACTAAGAGATGGAGGGTCAGACTACCTTGGAAAAGGTGTATCGAAG GCCGTTGAGAATGTCAACAAGATCATCGGCCCGGCCTTGATTGGCAAG GACCCAACTGAGCAGGTTGCTATTGATAATTTCATTGTTCAAGAACTCGATGGAACGGTTAATGAGTGGGGTTGGTGCAAGCAAAAG CTCGGAGCAAATGCCATACTGGCAGTGTCTCTTGCGGTCTGCAAAGCTGGGGCTAGTGTAAAAAAAATACCTCTTTACAAG CATATTGCAAACCTTGCTGGCAACCCGAAATTGGTGTTGCCTGTTCCTGCTTTCAATGTCATTAATGGCGGATCACATGCAGGAAACAAGCTCGCAATGCAG GAGTTCATGATCCTTCCTGTAGGAGCTTCCTCTTTCAAGGAGGCCATGAAGATGGGTGTGGAAGTGTATCACCATTTAAAG GCCGTGATTAAGAAGAAATATGGTCAGGATGCAACAAATGTTGGTGATGAAGGTGGCTTTGCTCCTAATATTCAG GAAAACAAGGAGGGTCTTGAATTGCTCAAAACTGCCATTGCTAAAGCCGGTTACACTGGCAAG GTTGTCATTGGAATGGATGTTGCTGCATCTGAATTTTATGGCGAAGACAAAAGATATGACCTGAACTTCAAGGAAGAG AAGAATGATGGTTCACAAAAGATCCCAGGTGATGCTCTGAAAGATTTGTACAAGTCATTTGTGGCTGAATACCCTATCGTATCAATTGAAGATCCCTTTGACCAAGATGACTGGGAACACTACTCGAAGATAACTGCTGAAATTGGGGATAAAGTACAAATTGTGGGAGATGATCTCTTGGTCACCAATCCCAAG AGGGTCGAGAAGGCAATCAAAGAGAAAGCATGTAATGCCCTTCTTCTCAAG GTCAATCAAATTGGATCTGTAACTGAAAGTATTGAAGCTGTAAGAATGTCCAAGCGAGCTGGGTGGGGTGTGATGGCTAGCCACCGCAG TGGAGAGACTGAGGACACTTTCATTGCTGATCTCTCTGTGGGTTTGGCCACG GGTCAAATTAAGACAGGAGCTCCATGTCGATCAGAGCGGCTTGCAAAATATAACCAG CTGTTGCGTATTGAAGAGGAGCTTGGCTCAGCAGCAGTCTATGCTGGAGCAAATTTCCGGACGCCCGTTGAACCCTATTAG
- the LOC132191914 gene encoding histone deacetylase HDT1 produces MEFWGVEVKSGEPLEVDPGDGSVLRLTQACLGEVKDKGNESICLFVKVDEQKLVLGTLSYEKFPQISFDLMFEKKFELSHNWKSGSVYCAGFRAYYAPKDIITDESSESDGYFDTDFDSEEDLPVIPHHSEKSELQAVQASKPGGTSAKQVKIVEPNKAEDADEDVDKDTTSDEDSSNEDDETGESDDSSEDEGSSEDEDEEIPSKAEASKKRPVEAPKKTPVPDKKAKFITPEKTDGNKAVGHVATPHPSKQAGTKQTPKPGGAFPCKSCNRSFSSETGLQSHTKAKHCAGK; encoded by the exons GCCTGTCTTGGAGAGGTCAAGGACAAAGGAAATGAAAGCATCTGCCTGTTTGTAAAAGTTGATGAGCAGAAGCTTGTTCTTGGAACACTTTCTTATGAGAAATTCCCCCAGATATCTTTTGATCTGATGtttgaaaagaaatttgagTTATCCCATAACTGGAAAAGTGGAAGTGTCTACTGCGCTGGATTTAGAGCTTATTATGCACCTAAAGA TATCATCACAGATGAATCTTCTG AATCTGATGGTTACTTTGATACAGACTTTGATTCAGAGGAGGATTTGCCTGTCATCCCCCATCATAGTG AAAAATCTGAGTTACAAGCTGTACAAGCTTCAAAGCCTGGTGGTACTTCAGCTAAACAGGTGAAGATTGTGGAACCAAATAAAGCTGAAGATGCGGATGAAGATGTGGATAAGGATACAACTTCGGATGAGGATTCATCTAATGAAGATGAT GAAACTGGTGAAAGTGATGACAGTAGTGAAGATGAGGGCAGCAGCGAAGACGAGGATGAAGAGATCCCATCAAAG GCTGAAGCAAGCAAGAAGAGACCTGTTGAAGCTCCCAAAAAAACACCTGTTCCCGATAAGAAAGCAAAATTTATTACTCCTGAGAAGACTG ATGGCAACAAAGCTGTTGGCCATGTGGCCACTCCTCACCCTTCAAAGCAGGCTGGGACAAAACAGACTCCAAAACCAGGTGGAGCATTCCCTTGTAAATCATGTAACAG GTCATTCAGCTCGGAAACCGGCTTGCAGTCGCATACAAAGGCAAAACACTGTGCTGGGAAATGA
- the LOC132191943 gene encoding splicing factor U2af small subunit B-like encodes MAEHLASIFGTEKDRVNCPFYFKIGACRHGDRCSRLHTKPTISPTLCLSNMYQRPDMLTPQAQPNPNLDPTHIQEHFEDFYQDLFDELSKYGHIESLNICDNLADHMVGNVYVQFREEEDAANALRNLTGRFYSGRPIIVDFSPVTDFREATCRQYEENVCNRGGYCNFMHLKKISKELRRKLFGRNRRRRSRSRSRSRSPVRFRGYEDHSRGGGGGGRGFGRGGGRGYGRRDDDRDFRYHDRGRRPRSRSPGRRAERSRSPGGRRNRSPVRESSAERRAKIEQWNREKEQGDSGLKNNEGNFDDDGNGFAVNSDEYEDPEQQQQQQHGRYSN; translated from the exons ATGGCGGAGCACCTGGCGTCGATATTTGGGACGGAGAAGGACAGGGTGAACTGCCCGTTCTACTTCAAGATCGGGGCGTGCAGGCACGGGGACAGGTGCTCGCGGCTGCACACGAAGCCGACGATCAGCCCCACGCTGTGCCTCTCCAACATGTACCAGCGGCCGGACATGCTCACTCCCCAGGCTCAGCCCAACCCCAACCTCGACCCGACCCACATCCAGGAGCACTTCGAAGACTTCTACCAGGACCTCTTCGACGAGCTCTCCAAGTACGGCCACATCGAGAGCCTCAACATCTGCGACAACCTCGCGGACCacatg GTGGGTAATGTGTACGTACAGTTCAGAGAGGAAGAAGACGCTGCGAATGCGCTTCGGAATCTGACCGGAAGGTTTTACTCAG GGCGTCCCATCATTGTTGACTTCTCTCCAGTCACAGATTTTCGTGAAGCTACATGTAGACAGTATGAGGAAAACGTATGCAATCGAGGTGGCTACTGCAACTTCATGCATCTGAAAAAGATAAGCAA GGAGTTGAGGAGGAAATTGTTTGGGAGAAACCGACGAAGGCGTAGCCGCAGTCGAAGCAGGAGTCGCAGTCCTGTTAGGTTTCGTGGTTATGAGGATCATTCacgtggtggtggtggtggtggtcgtGGTTTTGGTAGAGGTGGTGGTCGTGGTTATGGTAGAAGGGATGATGACAGAGATTTCCGCTACCATGATAGGGGTAGGAGGCCTAGAAGCCGCAGTCCTGGACGTAGAGCAGAGCGAAGTAGAAGCCCTGGGGGAAGGAGGAATAGGAGTCCGGTCAGGGAAAGTAGTGCCGAAAGAAGGGCTAAGATTGAGCAATGGAATAGGGAAAAGGAACAGGGGGACTCTGGTCTCAAGAATAATGAGGGAAACTTTGATGATGATGGGAATGGCTTTGCAGTGAACAGTGATGAGTATGAGGACCCtgagcagcagcagcagcagcagcatgGTCGATACAGTAACTAG